In Pseudomonas sp. GCEP-101, one DNA window encodes the following:
- a CDS encoding 3-keto-5-aminohexanoate cleavage protein produces MQFFDDSLHPENQDKVVITTAPYGPEWMPEDFPEDIPVTMDEQVQKAVDCYEAGATVLHLHVRELDGKGSKRLSKFNELIAGVREAVPDMIIQVGGSISFAPESDGEAAKWLSDDTRHMLAELTPKPDQVTVAINTTQMNIMELLYPEYLKGTSLENPLYQAAYSEMTVPAGPAWVEEHLKRLQAAGIQPHFQLTGMHALETLERLVRKGVYKGPLNLTWIGIGGGFDGPNPFNFMNFVHRAPDGATVTAESLLKNVLPFNMMAMAMGLHPRCGIEDTIIGQHGQRMTSVEQIQQCVRVAHELGREVANGKEARAIYKIGVQYDSVEQTLRMNGMAPNRQPGQKSVPLRA; encoded by the coding sequence ATGCAATTCTTCGACGATTCGCTGCACCCCGAGAACCAGGACAAGGTGGTCATCACCACCGCTCCCTACGGCCCGGAATGGATGCCCGAGGACTTCCCCGAGGACATCCCGGTGACCATGGACGAGCAGGTCCAGAAGGCCGTCGACTGCTACGAAGCCGGCGCCACCGTGCTCCACCTGCACGTGCGCGAGCTGGACGGCAAGGGTTCCAAGCGCCTGTCCAAGTTCAACGAGCTGATCGCCGGCGTGCGCGAGGCCGTGCCGGACATGATCATCCAGGTCGGCGGCTCGATTTCCTTCGCCCCCGAAAGCGACGGCGAAGCCGCCAAGTGGCTGTCCGACGACACCCGCCACATGCTCGCCGAGCTGACGCCCAAGCCCGACCAGGTGACCGTGGCGATCAACACCACGCAGATGAACATCATGGAGTTGCTCTACCCGGAGTACCTCAAGGGCACCTCCCTGGAAAACCCGCTGTACCAGGCGGCCTACAGCGAGATGACCGTGCCGGCCGGCCCGGCCTGGGTCGAGGAGCACTTGAAGCGCCTGCAGGCCGCCGGCATCCAGCCGCATTTCCAGCTGACCGGCATGCACGCCCTGGAGACCCTCGAGCGCCTGGTGCGCAAGGGCGTCTACAAGGGCCCGCTGAACCTGACCTGGATCGGCATCGGCGGCGGCTTCGACGGCCCCAACCCGTTCAACTTCATGAACTTCGTGCACCGCGCACCGGACGGCGCCACCGTCACCGCCGAGTCGCTGCTCAAGAACGTCCTGCCGTTCAACATGATGGCGATGGCCATGGGGCTGCACCCGCGTTGCGGCATCGAGGACACCATCATCGGCCAGCACGGCCAGCGCATGACCTCGGTGGAGCAGATCCAGCAGTGCGTCCGCGTCGCCCACGAGCTGGGCCGCGAGGTCGCCAACGGCAAGGAAGCGCGCGCCATCTACAAGATCGGCGTGCAGTACGACAGCGTCGAGCAAACCCTGCGCATGAACGGCATGGCGCCCAACCGCCAGCCGGGCCAGAAGTCCGTCCCGCTTCGCGCGTGA
- a CDS encoding quinone oxidoreductase family protein, producing the protein MAKAVRFYETGGPDVLRYEDVEVGEPGPGQVRIRHVAVGLNYADTYFRNGTYAVPLPSGMGVEAAGVVVAVGEGVTNVVPGDRVTYTGFINTLGAYSTERLVPAAPLIRLPENIAFETAAAMTMRGLTSAYLLRRIHDFKPGQSILLHAAAGGVGLIVSQWAKLLGLRVIGTVSSDAKAEIAFAHGCEHVINYSREGVAERVRELTDGRGVDVVFDSVGKDTFMTSLESLKRRGLMVCVGTASGPIPPFDPVLLAMKGSIFLTRPALADYIADPAEKAALLDELFTHVGNGDIRIEINQHYALADAVQAHRDLESRKTTGSSIFVI; encoded by the coding sequence ATGGCTAAAGCCGTTCGTTTCTATGAAACAGGGGGACCCGACGTCCTGCGTTACGAGGACGTGGAGGTCGGCGAGCCCGGCCCGGGGCAAGTGCGCATTCGCCATGTGGCGGTGGGCCTGAACTATGCCGACACCTACTTCCGCAATGGCACCTACGCCGTCCCGCTGCCCAGCGGCATGGGCGTGGAAGCCGCCGGCGTGGTGGTGGCGGTGGGCGAGGGCGTGACCAACGTGGTGCCCGGCGACCGCGTGACCTACACCGGCTTCATCAACACCCTCGGCGCCTACAGCACCGAGCGCCTGGTGCCGGCGGCGCCGCTGATCCGCCTGCCGGAGAACATCGCCTTCGAAACCGCCGCCGCCATGACCATGCGCGGCCTGACCTCGGCCTACCTGCTGCGCCGCATCCACGACTTCAAGCCGGGCCAGAGCATCCTGCTGCATGCCGCTGCCGGCGGTGTCGGGCTGATCGTCTCGCAGTGGGCCAAGCTTCTCGGCCTGCGTGTGATCGGCACCGTCTCCAGCGACGCCAAGGCCGAGATCGCCTTCGCCCACGGCTGCGAGCACGTCATCAACTACAGCCGGGAAGGCGTTGCCGAGCGGGTGCGCGAGCTGACCGACGGCCGGGGCGTGGACGTGGTCTTCGACAGCGTCGGCAAGGACACCTTCATGACTTCCCTGGAGTCGCTCAAGCGCCGTGGCCTGATGGTCTGCGTCGGCACCGCGTCCGGCCCGATCCCGCCGTTCGACCCGGTGCTGCTGGCGATGAAGGGCTCGATCTTCCTCACTCGCCCGGCCCTGGCCGACTACATCGCCGACCCGGCGGAGAAGGCGGCGCTGCTGGACGAGCTGTTCACCCACGTGGGCAACGGCGACATCCGCATCGAGATCAACCAGCACTACGCGCTGGCGGACGCCGTGCAAGCCCACCGCGACCTCGAGTCGCGCAAGACCACCGGCTCGTCGATCTTCGTCATCTGA
- a CDS encoding TauD/TfdA dioxygenase family protein: MHVERLTCSIGAEISGVNLGDASRDEGLFAELRELLLKHKVLFLRDQDISRAEHVAFARRFGELEDHPVAGSDPEHPGLVRIYKTPDLPNDRYENAWHTDATWREAPPMGCVLRCVECPPVGGDTMWANMALAYEMLPPEIKERIAKLRARHSIEASFGAAMPIDKRLALKALYPDAEHPVVRTHPETGEKVLFVNAFTTHFTNYHTPQNVRFGQDANPGAADLLRYLVSQVYIPEFQVRWRWKKNDVAIWDNRCTQHYAVMDYPPCVRRMERAGIIGDKPF, translated from the coding sequence ATGCACGTAGAACGTCTGACCTGCAGCATCGGCGCCGAAATCTCCGGGGTGAACCTGGGCGACGCCTCCCGCGACGAAGGACTGTTCGCCGAACTGCGCGAGCTGTTGCTCAAGCACAAGGTGCTGTTCCTGCGTGACCAGGACATCAGCCGCGCCGAGCACGTGGCCTTCGCCCGTCGCTTCGGCGAGCTGGAAGACCACCCGGTGGCCGGCAGCGACCCGGAGCATCCGGGCCTGGTGCGCATCTACAAGACCCCGGACCTGCCCAACGACCGCTACGAGAACGCCTGGCACACCGACGCCACCTGGCGCGAGGCGCCGCCCATGGGCTGCGTCCTGCGCTGCGTGGAATGCCCGCCGGTGGGCGGCGACACCATGTGGGCGAACATGGCCCTGGCCTACGAGATGCTCCCGCCGGAGATCAAGGAGCGCATCGCCAAGCTGCGCGCGCGCCACAGCATCGAGGCCAGCTTCGGCGCGGCCATGCCCATCGACAAGCGCCTGGCGCTCAAGGCGCTGTACCCCGACGCCGAGCACCCGGTGGTGCGTACCCATCCGGAAACCGGCGAGAAGGTGCTGTTCGTCAACGCCTTCACCACCCACTTCACCAACTACCACACCCCGCAGAACGTGCGCTTCGGCCAGGACGCCAACCCCGGCGCGGCCGACCTGCTGCGCTACCTGGTGAGCCAGGTGTACATCCCCGAATTCCAGGTGCGCTGGCGCTGGAAGAAGAACGACGTGGCGATCTGGGACAACCGCTGTACCCAGCACTACGCGGTGATGGACTACCCGCCCTGCGTGCGCCGCATGGAGCGCGCCGGAATCATCGGCGACAAGCCTTTCTGA
- a CDS encoding DUF3313 domain-containing protein gives MKSYVALLSLLLLPLLQGCAEKQVQPEEYSGFLYDYSRLTEQENASGNKVLAWVDPTLNLMNYRSILIERSQFYPAPKATEQLSQATMTQITDYYDKALRRELGQVLQVVDKPGPGTLVLRPAITAVSSHTQSLKPYEVIPIALIAAGVSTATGIRDQDTQIGTEAAILDGPSSRVVAQVVRKGTGHALENDTQAMTAGDFKGVLDGWARDMRLTYSKLRELK, from the coding sequence ATGAAGTCCTATGTCGCGTTGTTGTCCCTGCTGCTGTTGCCATTGCTGCAAGGCTGCGCGGAAAAGCAGGTCCAGCCGGAGGAATACTCCGGCTTCCTGTATGACTACTCCCGTCTCACCGAGCAGGAAAACGCCTCGGGCAACAAGGTGCTGGCCTGGGTCGATCCCACGCTGAACCTGATGAACTACCGCAGCATCCTCATCGAGCGTTCGCAGTTCTACCCCGCGCCCAAGGCCACCGAGCAGCTCTCGCAGGCGACCATGACGCAGATCACCGACTACTACGACAAGGCGCTGCGCCGCGAGCTGGGCCAGGTGCTGCAGGTGGTCGACAAGCCCGGCCCGGGCACCCTGGTGCTGCGCCCGGCGATCACCGCGGTGAGCAGCCACACCCAGTCGCTCAAGCCCTATGAGGTGATCCCGATCGCCCTGATCGCCGCCGGCGTCAGCACCGCCACCGGCATCCGCGACCAGGACACCCAGATCGGCACCGAAGCCGCGATTCTCGACGGCCCCTCCAGCCGCGTGGTCGCCCAGGTGGTGCGCAAGGGCACCGGGCACGCGCTGGAAAACGACACCCAGGCCATGACCGCCGGCGACTTCAAGGGCGTGCTCGACGGCTGGGCCCGTGATATGCGCCTGACCTACAGCAAATTGCGCGAGCTGAAGTAG
- a CDS encoding MFS transporter — protein MAIHSVALGDIPATVPSVPRRYAWVVFALTFGLLISDYMSRQVLNAVFPLLKVEWALSDAQLGLLSGIVAVMVGLLTFPLSLLADRWGRVRSLALMAMLWSLATLGCAVAQTFPQMFAARFFVGVGEAAYGSVGIAVVISVFPAHLRATLTGAFMAGGMFGSVLGMGLGGVLAAHLGWRWAFAGMALFGLLLALLYPLVVSEKRIAPVAAAEAPRQAGGRSLRSLFGSRSVIAAYLGSGLQLFVAAAVMVWIPSYLNRYYHLDTGKAGMISAVIVLVGGSGMVLCGILCDRLGRSDPPRKIILAIGFCLASCLLLSVAFHLPPGTAQLSLIALGMLVAAGTSGPSGAMVANLTAPAVHGTAFATLTLANNLLGLAPGPLLTGVLADHLGLDRAFQLVPLLSILAALVFLYARRHYHRDIRCLRGEEEGA, from the coding sequence ATGGCCATCCACTCCGTCGCCCTGGGCGACATCCCTGCCACCGTGCCCAGCGTGCCGCGCCGCTACGCCTGGGTGGTGTTCGCCCTGACCTTCGGCCTGTTGATCTCCGATTACATGTCGCGCCAGGTGCTCAATGCCGTCTTCCCGCTGCTCAAGGTCGAATGGGCCCTGAGCGATGCGCAGCTCGGTCTGCTCAGCGGCATCGTCGCGGTGATGGTCGGCCTGCTGACGTTCCCGCTGTCACTGCTCGCCGACCGCTGGGGGCGCGTGCGCAGCCTGGCGCTGATGGCCATGCTCTGGAGCCTCGCCACCCTCGGCTGCGCCGTGGCGCAGACCTTCCCGCAGATGTTCGCCGCGCGCTTCTTCGTCGGCGTCGGCGAGGCCGCCTACGGCAGCGTCGGCATCGCCGTGGTCATCTCGGTCTTCCCGGCGCACCTGCGCGCCACCCTGACCGGCGCCTTCATGGCCGGCGGGATGTTCGGCTCGGTGCTGGGCATGGGCCTGGGCGGCGTGCTCGCCGCGCACCTGGGCTGGCGTTGGGCCTTCGCCGGCATGGCGCTGTTCGGCCTGCTGCTGGCGCTGCTCTACCCGCTGGTGGTGAGCGAGAAGCGCATTGCCCCGGTGGCCGCCGCCGAGGCGCCGCGCCAGGCCGGCGGCCGCTCGCTGCGCAGCCTGTTCGGTAGCCGCTCGGTGATCGCCGCGTACCTGGGCAGCGGCCTGCAGCTGTTCGTCGCCGCCGCGGTGATGGTATGGATCCCCAGCTACCTGAACCGCTACTACCACCTGGACACCGGCAAGGCCGGGATGATCTCCGCGGTCATCGTGCTGGTCGGCGGCAGCGGCATGGTGCTCTGCGGCATCCTCTGCGACCGCCTGGGGCGCAGCGACCCGCCGCGCAAGATCATCCTCGCCATCGGTTTCTGCCTGGCCAGCTGCCTGCTGCTGTCGGTGGCCTTCCACCTGCCGCCGGGCACCGCGCAACTGAGCCTGATCGCCCTGGGCATGCTGGTCGCCGCCGGCACCTCCGGGCCGTCCGGCGCCATGGTCGCCAACCTCACCGCGCCGGCCGTGCACGGCACCGCCTTCGCCACCCTGACCCTGGCCAACAACCTGCTGGGCCTGGCGCCCGGCCCGCTGCTCACCGGCGTGCTGGCCGACCACCTCGGCCTGGACCGCGCCTTCCAACTGGTCCCGCTGCTGAGCATTCTCGCCGCGCTGGTCTTCCTCTACGCCCGGCGTCACTACCACCGCGATATCCGCTGCCTGCGCGGCGAAGAGGAGGGCGCGTGA
- a CDS encoding Rieske (2Fe-2S) protein codes for MSCSIRIPAERLPARGGRSLIHHDKGIILLFDVDGELHAIDDRCPHAGASLFSGRLDGRWLQCPAHGLRFDLATGCPAGIKGFGLKRYEIEWRADACYVVAARQEVPA; via the coding sequence ATGAGCTGCTCGATCCGTATTCCCGCCGAACGCCTGCCGGCGCGCGGTGGGCGCAGTCTGATCCATCACGACAAAGGCATCATCCTGCTGTTCGATGTCGACGGCGAACTGCACGCCATCGACGACCGTTGCCCCCACGCCGGCGCCTCGCTGTTCAGTGGGCGCCTGGACGGCCGCTGGCTGCAGTGCCCGGCCCACGGTTTGCGTTTCGACCTCGCCACGGGTTGCCCCGCCGGTATCAAGGGCTTCGGCCTGAAGCGCTACGAGATCGAGTGGCGCGCCGATGCCTGCTACGTGGTGGCGGCGCGGCAGGAGGTGCCGGCATGA
- a CDS encoding DsbA family protein, whose translation MPTLNLDMTFDFICPWCLIGKRNLDVALRLLARQRPELHVRVNWLGLQLLPQISLDGEPFAEFYQRRLGGKRAVRARMGEVRRAAEAAKVDLDLERILTMPNTTYAHRVFQRAVHVGSDNQKEQLLEMIFRAHFQLGEDIGNRDTLRRLLRACDFNAADFDDALADGARQFIGRRVALADSSVPMFLLEGRAFALGGQSPEQLLAALYRAMDRQHPEAIPA comes from the coding sequence ATGCCGACTCTCAACCTCGACATGACCTTCGACTTCATCTGCCCCTGGTGCCTGATCGGCAAGCGCAACCTCGACGTCGCGTTGCGCCTGCTGGCTCGCCAGCGCCCCGAGCTGCACGTGCGGGTGAACTGGCTCGGCCTGCAACTGCTGCCGCAGATTTCCCTGGACGGCGAGCCCTTCGCCGAGTTCTACCAGCGCCGCCTGGGCGGCAAGCGCGCCGTGCGGGCGCGCATGGGTGAGGTGCGCCGCGCGGCCGAGGCCGCCAAGGTCGACCTGGACCTCGAACGCATCCTCACCATGCCCAACACCACCTACGCGCACCGGGTGTTCCAGCGGGCGGTGCACGTGGGCAGCGACAACCAGAAGGAACAGCTGCTGGAGATGATCTTCCGCGCGCACTTCCAGCTGGGCGAGGACATCGGCAACCGCGACACCCTGCGTCGCCTGCTGCGCGCCTGCGATTTCAACGCCGCCGATTTCGACGACGCCCTGGCCGATGGCGCCCGGCAGTTCATCGGCCGCCGCGTGGCGCTGGCCGATTCCAGCGTGCCGATGTTCCTCCTCGAAGGCCGCGCCTTCGCCCTCGGCGGGCAGAGCCCGGAGCAGCTCCTGGCGGCCCTTTATCGAGCGATGGATCGCCAGCACCCGGAGGCGATCCCGGCATGA
- a CDS encoding YeiH family protein — MTTLTLTALGSRSRTLLPGLLVSAMVAAAATFLSEHYGAPVMLFALLLGLAMNFLSADSVCKAGIEFTAREILRLGVALLGIRITFGQIAELGWQPVIMVVVLVTVTILVSIAAARAMGFNFLFGLLTGGATAICGASAALALAAALPAHTQKEKATLFTVLGVSALSTLAMILYPMIVKALGLPPLQAGIFLGGTIHDVAQVVGAGYSISKEVGDSATVVKLMRVAMLLPVILCAAMITRARGVEPGDKRPPLLPWFAVGFVLLAAVNSTGYLPPAVQLAGGKLSQWCLVIAIAALGMKTQLRALATVGIKPILLMLGETAFLAVLVLGMLRFAG; from the coding sequence ATGACCACGCTGACCCTCACCGCCCTTGGCTCGCGCAGCCGAACCCTGCTGCCCGGCCTGCTGGTCAGCGCCATGGTGGCTGCCGCCGCGACCTTTCTCTCCGAGCACTACGGCGCGCCGGTGATGCTGTTCGCGCTGCTGCTTGGGCTGGCGATGAACTTCCTCTCCGCCGACAGCGTGTGCAAGGCCGGCATCGAATTCACCGCCCGCGAAATCCTGCGCCTGGGCGTGGCGCTGCTGGGCATCCGCATCACCTTCGGGCAGATCGCCGAGCTGGGCTGGCAGCCGGTGATCATGGTGGTGGTGCTGGTGACGGTGACCATCCTGGTGTCCATCGCCGCGGCCCGCGCCATGGGCTTCAACTTCCTCTTCGGGCTGCTCACCGGTGGCGCCACCGCCATCTGCGGCGCCTCGGCGGCGCTGGCGCTGGCAGCGGCCCTGCCGGCCCACACGCAGAAGGAAAAGGCCACGCTGTTCACCGTGCTCGGGGTGTCGGCGCTGTCGACCCTGGCGATGATCCTCTACCCGATGATCGTCAAGGCGCTGGGCCTGCCGCCGTTGCAGGCGGGCATCTTCCTTGGCGGCACCATCCACGACGTGGCCCAGGTGGTGGGAGCCGGCTACAGCATTTCCAAGGAAGTCGGCGACAGCGCCACGGTGGTCAAGCTGATGCGCGTGGCGATGCTGCTGCCGGTGATCCTCTGCGCGGCGATGATCACCCGCGCCCGCGGCGTGGAGCCGGGCGACAAGCGTCCGCCACTGCTGCCGTGGTTCGCCGTGGGCTTCGTGCTGCTGGCGGCGGTGAACAGCACCGGTTACCTGCCGCCGGCGGTACAGCTGGCGGGCGGCAAGCTCTCGCAGTGGTGCCTGGTGATCGCCATCGCGGCGCTGGGCATGAAGACCCAGCTGCGCGCGCTGGCGACGGTGGGGATCAAGCCGATCCTGCTGATGCTGGGGGAGACGGCGTTCCTGGCGGTGCTGGTGCTGGGGATGTTGCGCTTCGCCGGTTGA